The Solibacillus sp. FSL W7-1464 genome contains a region encoding:
- a CDS encoding InlB B-repeat-containing protein, whose protein sequence is MKKINIILVIFVLLLSPFSSVSVKAAIEGDYKYEVNGSNVSIEKYNGPGGAVSIPDTINGMPVTVIKEEAFLNKGITDLDIPISITEIGTRAFAQNQLVDLTIPTGIKHIGIAAFQGNKLTHITFPDTLETIGQTAFGNNNLTDLKIPASVTSINHYAFEYNPLNTITFEGVPTIKADAFWKSNKEHYSFDGWYSDATFSTIWDDSTGVVTSGMTLYAKRTANPYTVTFNANGGSAVADQSILYNEKVASPATPAKPGYTFAGWYKDAAFSTAWDFDADVVTGNTTLYAKWTANTYTVKFNANGGSAVADQSIVYNGKVASPATPTQPGYAFAGWYKDAAFSTAWDFDADVVTGNTTLYAKWTANAYTVKFNANGGSAVADQRIGYNGKIASPATPTQPGYAFAGWYKDAAFSTAWDFNADVVTGNTTLYAKWSNIGGGGEGSSNYTYTLSFMTNEGTAVAAQSIAHGKKATQPVPPTKVGYTFAGWYKEAAFKNEWFFAEDTIKENTTLYAKWIAVANPPACSAEFSDISTHWAKDAIIDIACREIVNGYLDGTFKPNAPITREHVAVIFSRTFELTAIRKAMVFNDVSPSHIYYDSIMSVYEAGIFDGVSSEYFNPNAYMTRAQMAKVLVLAFGLQESTTNRTIFNDVPINHWAQGYISTLANNGIAFGDNGNFQPNEPVTRAQFVAFLHRALNL, encoded by the coding sequence TTGAAAAAAATTAATATTATATTAGTAATTTTTGTTTTACTGCTCTCTCCATTTAGCTCTGTATCCGTTAAAGCCGCTATTGAAGGTGATTATAAATACGAAGTAAACGGTAGTAACGTATCCATAGAAAAATATAATGGACCAGGAGGCGCTGTAAGCATTCCGGACACAATTAATGGGATGCCTGTAACCGTCATTAAAGAAGAGGCATTTCTAAATAAAGGCATTACAGATTTGGACATTCCAATTAGTATAACGGAAATTGGCACTAGGGCTTTTGCCCAAAACCAACTAGTAGATTTAACTATTCCAACGGGTATAAAGCATATTGGAATCGCTGCCTTTCAGGGAAACAAGTTAACGCATATAACTTTTCCTGATACTTTAGAGACTATTGGACAAACTGCTTTTGGTAACAATAATCTAACCGATCTAAAAATTCCAGCTAGTGTCACGTCGATTAACCATTACGCCTTTGAATATAACCCCCTCAACACCATCACGTTTGAAGGAGTGCCGACAATAAAAGCGGATGCCTTCTGGAAATCAAACAAAGAGCACTATTCTTTTGATGGTTGGTACAGCGATGCGACCTTCTCCACTATTTGGGATGATAGTACGGGGGTAGTGACGAGTGGCATGACACTTTATGCAAAGCGGACAGCAAACCCTTACACAGTTACGTTTAATGCTAACGGCGGATCGGCTGTTGCTGATCAAAGCATTTTATACAATGAAAAGGTTGCTTCCCCTGCCACACCGGCTAAACCCGGCTATACCTTTGCCGGCTGGTACAAAGATGCAGCGTTTTCGACTGCTTGGGATTTTGATGCAGATGTCGTGACTGGCAATACGACGCTATATGCGAAGTGGACAGCTAACACTTACACAGTCAAGTTTAATGCGAACGGCGGATCGGCTGTTGCTGACCAAAGCATTGTATACAATGGAAAAGTTGCTTCCCCTGCCACACCGACTCAACCCGGCTATGCCTTTGCCGGCTGGTACAAAGATGCAGCGTTTTCGACTGCTTGGGATTTTGATGCAGATGTCGTGACTGGCAATACGACACTTTATGCGAAGTGGACAGCTAACGCTTACACAGTCAAGTTTAATGCGAACGGCGGCTCGGCTGTTGCTGACCAACGCATTGGATACAATGGAAAAATTGCTTCCCCTGCCACACCGACTCAACCCGGCTATGCCTTTGCCGGCTGGTACAAAGATGCGGCATTCTCTACTGCTTGGGATTTTAATGCAGATGTCGTAACTGGCAATACGACGCTTTATGCGAAGTGGAGCAATATAGGGGGCGGTGGTGAAGGTAGTTCTAACTACACTTACACACTAAGCTTTATGACAAATGAAGGCACTGCTGTAGCTGCGCAGTCTATCGCACATGGCAAAAAAGCAACACAACCAGTACCACCAACCAAAGTGGGGTATACATTTGCCGGCTGGTATAAAGAAGCGGCTTTCAAGAATGAATGGTTTTTTGCGGAAGATACAATAAAAGAAAATACGACGCTGTATGCGAAATGGATAGCGGTTGCGAATCCCCCTGCATGCTCAGCTGAATTCTCAGATATTTCAACGCATTGGGCAAAGGATGCGATTATTGACATTGCTTGTCGTGAAATTGTTAACGGCTACCTAGATGGGACATTTAAACCGAATGCCCCTATTACACGTGAGCATGTTGCAGTCATCTTTTCGCGTACATTCGAGTTAACAGCTATTCGCAAAGCAATGGTATTTAACGATGTATCACCAAGTCACATTTACTATGATTCAATTATGAGCGTCTATGAGGCAGGAATTTTTGACGGAGTGTCTAGCGAATATTTTAACCCAAATGCATATATGACTCGAGCACAAATGGCAAAGGTTCTTGTTTTAGCTTTCGGTTTACAGGAAAGTACAACAAATAGAACTATCTTCAATGATGTACCTATAAACCATTGGGCACAAGGTTATATTTCAACACTCGCAAACAATGGGATTGCGTTTGGTGATAATGGCAATTTCCAGCCTAATGAGCCCGTTACACGTGCGCAATTTGTCGCATTCCTACACAGAGCGTTAAATTTATAA
- a CDS encoding YkvI family membrane protein, which translates to MKRSLQIGGAFVGLIIGAGFASGQEIMQYFTSFGTLGLIGGILASLAFAFLGMTLAQLGSEMQVSSHKGVIYQISGRYLGFILDFLITFFLFGVAVVMFAGSGSTFNQMFGIDPMVGSIIMVGLTIATLLLNVKNIINIIASVTPYLMGVIFVILIYSIFTMDLSWSQADSLAKEQPAAAGNWFMGALLYVSYNIAAGAALLIVMGGTEKDSKVAGRGGIFGGIMLGLLIILINVAMFVKIDVVAGVDMPTLELANQIHPAVGILMSIALLGMMYNTAVGMFYAFTVRFFAPESKSFKPAVIVVGLAGFAASLVGFTNLVGKVYSTMGYLGFALILVVIVAWIRRKKLKQTESVPFKQLSNREVS; encoded by the coding sequence ATGAAAAGAAGTTTACAAATAGGAGGTGCTTTCGTCGGTTTAATAATCGGCGCGGGCTTTGCCTCTGGTCAGGAAATCATGCAGTACTTTACAAGTTTCGGTACCCTAGGGCTGATCGGGGGAATTCTCGCTTCATTAGCCTTTGCCTTTTTAGGTATGACATTAGCACAGCTAGGCTCGGAAATGCAGGTCTCTTCACATAAAGGGGTTATTTATCAAATTAGTGGTCGTTATTTAGGCTTCATTTTAGACTTCCTGATCACGTTCTTCTTATTTGGGGTTGCGGTGGTGATGTTTGCAGGTTCAGGCTCTACATTCAATCAAATGTTTGGCATTGATCCTATGGTGGGCAGCATTATCATGGTTGGTTTAACGATTGCGACATTATTATTGAATGTGAAAAATATCATCAATATTATTGCGAGTGTAACACCTTATTTAATGGGGGTTATCTTTGTGATATTAATCTACTCGATTTTTACGATGGATCTTTCGTGGTCACAAGCAGATAGCTTGGCGAAGGAGCAGCCGGCAGCGGCAGGCAATTGGTTTATGGGCGCATTATTATATGTTTCATATAATATCGCTGCGGGTGCTGCGCTGTTGATCGTGATGGGTGGTACGGAGAAAGATAGTAAAGTAGCAGGGCGCGGCGGTATTTTTGGCGGAATTATGCTGGGGTTATTAATTATTTTAATCAATGTCGCGATGTTCGTGAAAATTGACGTGGTGGCAGGGGTGGATATGCCAACATTAGAACTAGCAAATCAAATTCATCCGGCAGTAGGTATTCTTATGTCAATCGCACTCTTGGGGATGATGTACAATACGGCAGTCGGTATGTTCTATGCCTTTACCGTACGCTTCTTTGCACCAGAATCCAAGTCATTCAAGCCAGCTGTCATCGTCGTTGGTTTGGCAGGATTTGCTGCAAGTCTAGTTGGCTTCACAAATTTAGTAGGGAAAGTTTACTCAACGATGGGCTATTTAGGGTTTGCTTTAATTCTTGTCGTAATTGTTGCATGGATTCGACGAAAAAAGTTGAAACAAACGGAATCTGTGCCTTTTAAACAACTTTCAAATAGGGAAGTGTCCTAG
- the menC gene encoding o-succinylbenzoate synthase has product MKITEITIRHLQMKLKAPFTTSFGTFTNRDFLLLEAKDEQGTIGWGESVAFHSPWYNEETLKTNWHMLEDYLIPLILNKEINHPDEVSAIFEPIRKNNMAKSTIEGAIWDIYAQQTNQTLAAALGGTKDQIEVGISIGIQKSIDDLVAVVDEYVREGYKRIKVKIKPGWDVEVMRTLREKFPDVAIMADANSAYRLEDAALLKQLDEFNLTMVEQPLASDDIIDHATLQKQMTTPICLDESIHSLEDARKAIEIGATKIINIKIGRVGGLTEAKKIHDYCDSKGIPVWCGGMLESGVGRAHNVALTTLSNFILPGDTASSNRYWEKDIIEPEVVAENGYIQVPQTAGIGYAINRETVESYTVDKKTYS; this is encoded by the coding sequence ATGAAAATTACCGAAATTACAATTAGACATTTACAAATGAAGCTAAAGGCACCTTTCACAACAAGCTTTGGTACGTTTACAAATAGAGATTTTTTATTACTGGAAGCAAAAGATGAACAAGGGACAATCGGCTGGGGGGAATCGGTAGCATTCCACTCACCATGGTATAACGAAGAAACGTTGAAAACGAACTGGCACATGCTGGAGGATTATTTGATACCGTTAATCTTAAATAAAGAGATTAACCATCCAGATGAAGTAAGTGCGATTTTCGAGCCAATCCGTAAAAATAATATGGCGAAATCAACAATTGAAGGTGCGATTTGGGATATTTATGCCCAGCAAACTAATCAAACACTTGCCGCTGCACTTGGCGGGACAAAGGATCAAATCGAGGTAGGCATCAGTATCGGAATCCAAAAATCGATCGATGATTTAGTTGCTGTAGTAGATGAATATGTGCGTGAAGGCTACAAGCGGATCAAAGTGAAAATTAAGCCCGGCTGGGATGTAGAAGTGATGCGTACACTCCGTGAAAAATTCCCGGATGTGGCGATTATGGCAGATGCCAACTCTGCTTACCGTCTGGAAGATGCGGCACTTTTAAAGCAGCTCGATGAGTTTAACTTAACAATGGTGGAACAGCCGTTAGCTTCGGATGATATTATCGATCACGCAACACTGCAAAAGCAAATGACAACACCGATTTGCTTGGATGAGAGCATTCACTCATTGGAGGATGCACGTAAAGCAATCGAAATCGGTGCGACAAAAATTATTAATATTAAAATCGGTCGTGTCGGCGGCTTAACAGAAGCGAAAAAAATCCATGACTATTGCGACTCAAAGGGCATCCCGGTATGGTGTGGCGGCATGCTGGAGTCGGGTGTGGGACGTGCACACAATGTAGCACTGACAACTTTATCGAACTTTATTCTGCCAGGGGATACGGCAAGCTCGAATCGCTACTGGGAAAAGGATATTATCGAGCCTGAGGTAGTGGCGGAAAACGGTTATATCCAGGTACCGCAAACAGCCGGCATCGGTTATGCGATCAATCGTGAAACAGTGGAATCTTATACAGTCGATAAGAAAACATATAGCTAA
- a CDS encoding GNAT family N-acetyltransferase, which yields MILIKELTTMEEMQQVQVLEQQIWQISPLPTHQTLTAVKHGGIMVGAYEGETLVGFSYGFAALNNGKTYLCSHMLGIDEAYRSRKIGEKLKYKQREIAIQKGYDLMVWTFDPLETRNGYLNLTKLNGICDTYMENCYGEMQDGFNKGLPSDRFEVHWHLTSDYVAQSIQPDFENPAPLGEMVWEQESLCKNKLHNVDFTKPAYALPVPKDFQLLKATSQEHAMHWRLAVRETCQALFAAGYAAVRLQQQEAWNEYIFVRKDTLALGGTQS from the coding sequence ATGATTTTAATAAAAGAACTAACGACAATGGAAGAAATGCAGCAAGTGCAAGTGCTTGAGCAGCAAATTTGGCAAATATCCCCCCTGCCGACACATCAAACATTAACGGCGGTCAAGCATGGCGGCATTATGGTAGGAGCCTATGAAGGCGAAACACTGGTCGGCTTCAGTTACGGCTTTGCGGCACTCAATAATGGCAAAACTTATTTATGTTCACATATGCTTGGCATTGATGAGGCCTATCGTTCTCGAAAAATCGGTGAAAAGCTGAAATATAAGCAGCGTGAAATCGCCATTCAAAAAGGTTATGACCTGATGGTATGGACATTTGATCCACTTGAAACACGCAATGGTTACTTGAATTTAACAAAGCTTAACGGCATTTGTGATACGTACATGGAAAACTGCTACGGCGAAATGCAGGACGGCTTTAATAAAGGCTTGCCATCGGATCGTTTTGAGGTGCATTGGCATTTAACGTCTGATTATGTAGCGCAGTCCATCCAGCCTGATTTCGAAAATCCGGCACCGCTTGGCGAGATGGTTTGGGAGCAGGAAAGTTTATGCAAGAACAAGTTACATAACGTAGATTTCACGAAGCCTGCTTATGCTTTACCTGTTCCAAAGGATTTCCAACTATTAAAGGCAACGAGTCAGGAGCATGCGATGCACTGGCGATTAGCTGTGCGAGAAACTTGCCAGGCATTATTTGCAGCAGGCTACGCAGCAGTTCGCCTGCAGCAGCAGGAAGCGTGGAATGAATATATTTTTGTACGAAAAGACACATTGGCACTTGGAGGAACGCAATCATGA
- a CDS encoding amidohydrolase yields MEKSLNQIFEHLHHHPEVSWQEVETTQFIAEQLTQAGLTPILFEGMTGLYVDIGPGIPKVGFRTDIDALWQEVDGIFKANHSCGHDGHMTMALGVAFALQKMHLPGAVRIIFQPAEEKAGGAKAIVERGVVDPLQFLFGTHVRPLVELAEGYHAPAIYHGAAKLINGTITGIEAHGARPEQGINAIEVAAALVDALKRIWIKPEESASIKMTQIQAGGASTNIIPGTATFSLDVRAQTNDTMDALTAGLQKAIDAVSTLYGAAITTTIGAHIAAAQVDEEAKAIMRQAIIETVGTEYCAPAIVTPGGEDFHFYAYTKPHLKTTMLGLGCGVTPGLHHPQMTFNQDQLGTGVEIIKRALLGALQHLERSDQL; encoded by the coding sequence ATGGAGAAAAGTTTAAACCAAATATTTGAGCATTTACATCATCATCCTGAAGTGAGTTGGCAGGAGGTAGAAACGACACAATTTATTGCAGAACAGCTCACACAAGCAGGGCTTACCCCCATATTGTTTGAGGGGATGACGGGTTTGTATGTGGATATTGGTCCTGGTATCCCGAAAGTTGGCTTCCGCACAGATATCGACGCCCTATGGCAGGAAGTAGATGGGATCTTCAAGGCCAATCACTCCTGTGGGCATGATGGACATATGACGATGGCACTCGGTGTAGCATTTGCCTTGCAAAAAATGCATCTACCCGGTGCAGTACGGATTATATTCCAACCGGCAGAAGAAAAGGCAGGCGGTGCGAAGGCGATTGTGGAACGCGGTGTAGTCGATCCGTTGCAGTTTTTGTTTGGTACACATGTACGCCCGCTTGTGGAACTGGCAGAAGGGTATCATGCACCAGCGATCTATCACGGGGCAGCAAAACTTATTAACGGCACCATTACTGGAATCGAAGCACACGGCGCAAGACCAGAGCAGGGGATAAACGCAATTGAAGTTGCCGCTGCACTTGTAGATGCGCTAAAACGTATATGGATCAAACCTGAGGAAAGCGCCTCGATTAAAATGACCCAGATTCAGGCAGGAGGAGCATCGACAAATATCATTCCAGGTACCGCGACATTTAGTTTAGATGTGCGCGCACAGACGAATGACACGATGGATGCACTCACAGCGGGTTTACAAAAGGCCATTGATGCTGTCAGTACATTATACGGAGCAGCCATTACGACAACAATTGGCGCTCATATTGCGGCAGCACAGGTCGATGAAGAAGCAAAAGCGATTATGCGACAGGCGATTATTGAAACGGTTGGAACCGAGTATTGTGCACCGGCTATCGTGACACCGGGAGGCGAGGATTTTCATTTTTATGCATATACAAAACCGCATTTAAAAACGACGATGCTCGGCTTAGGCTGTGGTGTCACACCGGGGCTGCATCATCCGCAAATGACCTTTAACCAAGATCAGCTTGGGACAGGCGTAGAAATAATCAAGCGGGCACTACTTGGCGCGTTACAGCATTTAGAAAGAAGCGATCAACTATGA
- a CDS encoding MurR/RpiR family transcriptional regulator has protein sequence MGIIASTITERIEAHFDQLSKAQKKVAQFVLKNPTYIGVHSASEVGVSAGTSETTVIRFCYAIGLTGYAQLQKEVTMFVFGNNTNSTLGNYVASKEALFHEPQLAEKVMGQVSNQIINIAQQIDPDQFQDVTRRMHQASTIYLIGAGASQFAGHWLTFTLNILRPNVQVVEPHTGALIRTLQDMDEDALVIVISLHRYYKESIALAKMFHEQGAYTVAMTDSNVAPIIAHADTAFVLQQTELSTIDIMPALIAFMNTLVVGMVSHDPAFYEQQRKKFDDFQNSFLADRWS, from the coding sequence TTGGGAATTATAGCAAGCACGATTACCGAACGGATTGAGGCGCATTTTGATCAGCTTTCAAAAGCGCAGAAAAAGGTTGCTCAATTTGTCCTGAAAAATCCAACTTATATTGGTGTACATTCGGCTAGTGAAGTAGGTGTTAGTGCAGGCACAAGTGAAACAACGGTGATCCGATTCTGTTATGCGATTGGCTTGACGGGCTATGCACAGCTCCAAAAGGAAGTCACGATGTTCGTTTTTGGAAACAATACGAATAGTACGTTAGGCAATTATGTGGCATCAAAGGAAGCATTATTTCATGAACCGCAGCTTGCAGAAAAGGTCATGGGACAGGTAAGCAATCAAATCATCAATATTGCCCAGCAAATCGACCCGGACCAATTCCAAGATGTCACAAGACGCATGCATCAAGCATCGACGATTTATTTAATCGGTGCGGGTGCTTCACAATTTGCAGGACATTGGCTGACATTCACATTAAATATTTTACGACCAAATGTACAAGTCGTTGAGCCACACACAGGTGCGCTGATCCGTACATTACAGGATATGGATGAGGATGCATTAGTCATCGTCATATCATTGCACCGTTATTATAAGGAATCCATTGCATTAGCGAAAATGTTTCATGAGCAGGGGGCCTACACGGTGGCAATGACGGATTCAAATGTGGCACCGATTATCGCTCATGCAGATACTGCATTTGTATTGCAGCAAACGGAGCTTTCGACGATAGATATCATGCCGGCACTGATTGCTTTTATGAATACACTCGTTGTGGGCATGGTGTCGCATGATCCGGCGTTTTATGAGCAACAACGCAAAAAATTTGATGATTTTCAAAATAGTTTTTTAGCAGATCGATGGAGTTGA
- a CDS encoding DUF4153 domain-containing protein, with protein MRFNRIFQQFAGITDAIKAFPLVTGLLLVLFILNVAEISGTVTNYEKWLAALVVAVFAASVADLFAKRVITYSIAIIFTGLFFLISSSNDLILAIQTGIVVSALMMGFIWRGEENFSARFFHIFKSILITAFFSIVIFVGLMLVYAAINYLLFPVNSTIIGYIAATVFGLFTPLFFLSLTMKKAESAHILEVLISYVIVPLTMVYAVILVIYIALHFTDWSENLLEPLLVSFVTTVLVVYFLSNVITNALTKWFRLIFPKILLVIVLYQLVVSIMKIGEAGITHGRYFVILFGLFAIIIAVILTFMPKKQWLVAPIFILFSLLSVIPPVDAFTISKHNQENLLQERLQSLGMYDGEVQPNPDISMEDKQFITEKFDYLQRMEYRVAWLPDQPFEKIFGFSPQYKDYTNEVYYTANLNGDERIITAIDGYDYFVQVSISQNSLHRRFELTNDTELRIQKDQLVIMKDEQELLVWPLEELDTLLTSDYRRLSVEEATLIAENDRAKLQIIVQHAQSHRNQRNAELYVFVQVKE; from the coding sequence ATGAGGTTTAATCGAATTTTTCAACAGTTTGCAGGAATAACCGATGCAATCAAAGCATTTCCACTCGTTACTGGACTCTTACTTGTTTTATTCATCTTGAATGTAGCAGAAATTAGCGGTACTGTGACAAACTATGAAAAATGGTTGGCAGCGCTTGTAGTTGCTGTATTCGCTGCATCTGTAGCAGACTTATTTGCCAAACGGGTCATAACGTATAGCATCGCAATCATTTTTACAGGTCTTTTCTTCTTGATTAGCAGCTCAAATGATCTCATATTAGCGATCCAAACAGGCATTGTTGTAAGTGCGCTCATGATGGGCTTTATTTGGCGCGGAGAGGAAAATTTCAGTGCACGTTTTTTCCATATTTTCAAAAGCATACTCATCACAGCCTTCTTCTCCATCGTCATCTTTGTTGGATTAATGCTTGTTTATGCAGCGATCAATTATTTACTGTTTCCAGTTAATTCAACTATCATCGGGTATATCGCAGCTACTGTATTTGGATTGTTTACTCCATTATTCTTCCTGTCCCTGACGATGAAGAAAGCAGAGTCAGCCCATATTCTTGAGGTGTTAATTTCGTACGTCATTGTACCGCTGACAATGGTGTATGCGGTGATTTTAGTGATTTATATTGCACTGCATTTCACCGACTGGTCGGAAAATTTACTCGAGCCATTATTAGTGTCTTTCGTGACAACTGTACTCGTCGTGTACTTTTTAAGCAATGTAATTACTAATGCATTAACGAAATGGTTCCGTCTCATTTTCCCGAAAATATTACTTGTCATTGTGCTTTATCAACTCGTTGTCTCCATCATGAAAATTGGTGAGGCCGGAATTACGCATGGCCGATATTTTGTTATTTTGTTCGGTTTATTTGCCATCATCATCGCAGTGATCCTTACATTCATGCCAAAAAAGCAATGGCTTGTTGCACCGATTTTTATCTTGTTTAGTTTACTTTCTGTCATCCCGCCTGTTGATGCCTTTACGATTAGTAAACACAATCAGGAAAATCTGCTGCAGGAGCGGTTACAATCGCTCGGTATGTACGATGGAGAAGTTCAACCGAATCCGGATATTTCTATGGAGGATAAGCAATTCATTACGGAGAAATTTGATTATTTACAGCGAATGGAATATCGTGTGGCGTGGCTGCCAGATCAACCTTTCGAGAAAATTTTTGGTTTCTCCCCACAATATAAAGATTACACGAATGAAGTCTATTATACAGCTAACTTAAATGGAGACGAACGGATTATTACTGCGATCGATGGTTACGACTATTTTGTTCAAGTATCCATTTCACAAAATTCACTGCATAGACGCTTTGAATTAACAAACGATACGGAGCTCCGTATACAGAAGGATCAGCTCGTGATAATGAAAGACGAGCAAGAGCTATTAGTATGGCCGTTGGAGGAGCTAGACACCCTCTTAACAAGTGATTACAGAAGGTTATCTGTAGAAGAAGCTACTCTAATCGCAGAAAACGACCGCGCGAAGCTGCAAATCATCGTACAACATGCTCAATCCCATCGCAATCAACGCAATGCGGAGCTATATGTTTTTGTGCAGGTGAAGGAGTAA
- a CDS encoding SDR family NAD(P)-dependent oxidoreductase, with product MQLKDKRIIVTGGASGIAAGTVRAYVREGATVAVLDINEEMGQQTVNDVNAEAGVAGKATFYRCNIANQEEVFSVFEQAAKDMGGLDVLAHIAGVEKLKPAEEYTPEDLAFQLGVNINGTIYTNQAACNIFKEQEGEGNIINFSSDTASTGMPGGALYSASKGAVYSWTRTIAYEWALKYDIRANCVNPTMKTPMYEHYLNNLTDEARAKFLEAERLKVPFRGEMGDVDRDMAPVMVFLASDASGFINGQIIPVNGGRNMLRG from the coding sequence ATGCAATTAAAAGATAAACGCATTATCGTGACTGGTGGCGCAAGTGGTATCGCTGCAGGTACTGTTCGTGCTTATGTACGTGAAGGTGCAACAGTAGCAGTTCTAGATATTAATGAAGAAATGGGTCAACAAACAGTAAATGATGTAAATGCAGAAGCTGGTGTAGCGGGGAAAGCAACATTTTATCGTTGTAATATCGCGAATCAAGAAGAAGTATTCTCTGTATTTGAACAAGCCGCAAAAGATATGGGCGGTTTAGACGTTTTAGCACATATTGCAGGTGTTGAAAAATTAAAACCTGCTGAAGAATATACGCCAGAGGATTTAGCGTTCCAATTAGGCGTAAACATTAACGGTACAATTTATACAAACCAAGCAGCGTGCAATATTTTCAAGGAGCAAGAGGGAGAAGGGAATATCATCAACTTCTCTTCTGATACAGCTTCAACAGGTATGCCAGGTGGTGCATTATATTCTGCTTCAAAAGGTGCTGTATATTCTTGGACACGCACAATTGCATACGAATGGGCATTGAAATACGATATCCGTGCAAACTGTGTGAACCCAACGATGAAAACACCAATGTACGAGCACTATTTAAACAACTTAACTGATGAAGCCCGTGCAAAGTTTTTAGAAGCTGAACGTCTGAAAGTACCTTTCCGTGGTGAAATGGGCGATGTAGATCGTGACATGGCACCAGTAATGGTATTTTTAGCATCAGATGCATCAGGCTTCATTAATGGTCAAATTATTCCGGTAAACGGTGGCCGTAATATGTTACGTGGATAA
- a CDS encoding TetR/AcrR family transcriptional regulator, which translates to MVEKEKVLHETALKIMRSFHKLVMDKDFTKLTVAEICEAAQVSRKTFYKYFKDKNDIVEQILIKDIIAPMEKLRELYINMDLPSGMILEWQYQQFYKERKFYERISAFTGQNSFYEFVLKHSGEIISNKLKPLKLSDLEHEYMTYFYASSHTMLLVKWMKDGMLIPPKLMASYYERWTLPIFQNYDEQGR; encoded by the coding sequence ATGGTGGAAAAAGAAAAAGTTTTGCACGAAACAGCGCTTAAAATTATGCGTAGTTTTCATAAGCTTGTCATGGATAAGGATTTTACGAAGCTTACGGTTGCTGAAATTTGCGAGGCCGCACAAGTTTCACGAAAGACGTTTTATAAATACTTTAAAGATAAAAACGATATCGTTGAGCAAATATTAATTAAAGACATTATTGCACCGATGGAGAAGTTGCGAGAGCTATATATAAATATGGACTTACCATCAGGAATGATTCTGGAGTGGCAATATCAGCAATTTTACAAGGAACGCAAATTTTATGAACGCATTAGTGCATTTACAGGGCAAAATTCTTTTTATGAATTTGTATTAAAGCATTCGGGTGAAATCATATCGAATAAATTAAAACCGTTAAAGCTATCTGACTTAGAGCATGAATATATGACTTACTTCTATGCGTCATCACATACAATGCTACTCGTGAAATGGATGAAAGATGGTATGCTGATTCCACCAAAGCTGATGGCATCCTACTATGAGCGATGGACACTTCCTATTTTTCAAAATTATGATGAGCAAGGTAGGTAA